One window from the genome of Desulforegula conservatrix Mb1Pa encodes:
- a CDS encoding 3-deoxy-D-manno-octulosonic acid transferase: MKITYSFYRFITSLIFIPLSVFIQFFRFLHGDKNSLFLQRFGLYNFVQPEKASKRIWIHASSVGETGAACAIIDEIKKKYPDISIVFSTVTKTGHEIAERLTDKKIIKILAPLDFVYAVSRAFDFLRPDTLVLTETELWPNMIMIAAKKGINIITANGRISESTRSAYKIMQPLSSEILSSIIAFSMISEPDSIRIADVGADPSKISVNGNSKYDQAIKLKNSNSEKTKAGNLDLLINKKNRQLIVAGSTRPGEEEIVIKAFLNLKKTFPDSILAIAPRHIKRTSEIEKILQESSISYSLRTALKLDNPPESSVIILDTIGELAALYRLADAVFCGGSLFPFGGQNPMEAAVIGKPILFGPFMDDFADVARILIESGSAKEVKNAEDLFLWLAKILGNQEFSDEMGKQAAIAIEEKAGAAKKHAEVILKYS; the protein is encoded by the coding sequence ATGAAGATAACATACTCGTTTTATAGATTTATAACATCGCTGATTTTTATACCATTATCAGTATTTATTCAATTTTTTAGATTTTTGCATGGAGACAAAAACAGCCTTTTCTTACAAAGATTTGGCCTTTATAATTTCGTACAACCTGAAAAAGCATCAAAAAGAATTTGGATTCATGCATCGTCTGTTGGAGAAACTGGTGCAGCGTGTGCAATTATTGATGAAATAAAAAAAAAATATCCGGATATATCCATAGTATTTTCAACAGTCACAAAAACAGGCCACGAAATAGCTGAAAGGCTTACTGATAAAAAAATTATAAAAATATTAGCGCCACTGGATTTTGTATATGCTGTTTCAAGAGCGTTTGATTTTTTAAGACCTGATACTCTTGTTCTTACTGAAACAGAATTATGGCCCAATATGATTATGATAGCTGCAAAAAAGGGAATCAATATCATTACTGCAAATGGGAGAATATCTGAATCGACCCGCAGTGCTTACAAAATAATGCAGCCTCTTTCATCAGAAATTCTATCCTCAATAATCGCTTTCAGCATGATTTCAGAACCAGACAGCATACGGATTGCTGATGTTGGTGCTGACCCTTCAAAGATTTCTGTAAATGGAAACTCTAAATACGATCAGGCAATAAAACTCAAAAATAGTAATTCAGAAAAGACAAAGGCTGGTAACCTTGATCTATTAATCAATAAAAAAAACCGACAACTCATTGTCGCCGGAAGCACGAGGCCTGGCGAGGAAGAAATAGTAATAAAAGCTTTTCTTAATCTAAAAAAAACATTTCCTGATTCAATTCTTGCTATAGCGCCAAGACACATAAAAAGAACAAGTGAGATTGAAAAAATTCTTCAAGAAAGCTCTATCAGCTATTCCCTCCGAACAGCCTTGAAGCTTGATAACCCACCAGAATCAAGCGTGATAATACTTGATACAATAGGAGAACTTGCTGCATTGTACAGATTAGCAGATGCCGTATTCTGCGGAGGAAGTCTTTTCCCATTCGGCGGACAAAACCCTATGGAGGCTGCTGTTATAGGAAAACCTATACTGTTCGGGCCTTTTATGGATGACTTTGCAGACGTGGCGAGAATCCTTATAGAATCAGGTTCGGCAAAGGAAGTCAAAAACGCGGAAGATCTCTTTTTATGGCTTGCCAAAATTCTTGGCAATCAGGAATTTTCAGATGAAATGGGAAAACAGGCGGCTATTGCCATAGAAGAAAAAGCAGGAGCAGCAAAAAAACACGCCGAAGTTATTCTAAAATATTCTTGA
- a CDS encoding PAS domain-containing hybrid sensor histidine kinase/response regulator, producing MPLNNKVAVSVRDITDRKTAEATLVDSEAMFRALAETSASMIFILSADRKFLYTNPSFQKISGYSETELLNMQYEEIIHSEQKSKSAHIEEILQCLPKSPYRDIIKFVAKEGSEKWMDISVTYINLDSTPALLGSALDITERKLAEEEIKESEVRFRTVFDFFPYAISLTEIESGRFISANNQFSKMVKIRNDEIIGKTSAELGIYPDDFRNQYLVTKIKEVGFVNNLEIDFRANDGSVFNGSLFSKIIRIKNVEMIISVIKDITDLKTLQRQLQQTQKMEAIGTLAGGIAHDFNNILVPIMAYAEMTMECVDKSSKQYDYLNNILNASYRAKDLVQQILSFSRHNEMVFEPMFIQPIIKETVRFLRASIPSTIEIKANLDKKCGAIIGNPSQIHQIIMNLSTNAKHAMEQKGGSLEISLAEAEIWPNDFNEFTDLYPGRYARLTVSDTGHGMDNYLLDKIFEPYFTTKKDGKGTGMGLSVVHGIVKTYGGSISVSSLPGKGTKFDIYLPLVHKVAEKGASTVIHKKPAGIEHILLVDDESVVVEAEREILEGLGYRVSTMTNSMDAYAFFVDNPDKIDLVITDMTMPKMTGAELAMKILDKKPDTPIILCTGYSENFTESNAAAIGIKKYIVKPFVMQNLACSVREALDG from the coding sequence ATGCCTTTAAACAACAAGGTCGCTGTATCTGTGAGGGATATTACTGATCGAAAGACTGCGGAAGCAACGCTTGTGGATAGCGAGGCAATGTTCCGAGCGCTTGCTGAAACTTCTGCGTCCATGATTTTCATTCTCAGCGCGGATCGAAAATTTCTATACACAAACCCCTCATTCCAGAAAATCTCAGGCTATTCAGAAACAGAACTGCTTAACATGCAGTATGAAGAGATAATCCATTCAGAACAAAAATCAAAATCAGCCCATATTGAGGAAATACTTCAGTGTTTACCCAAAAGTCCTTACAGGGATATTATCAAATTCGTGGCAAAAGAAGGATCAGAAAAATGGATGGATATTTCTGTAACTTATATAAACCTTGATTCAACACCTGCCTTGTTGGGTTCTGCCCTTGATATTACTGAACGCAAACTTGCTGAAGAAGAAATAAAGGAAAGCGAAGTCAGGTTCAGAACAGTCTTTGATTTTTTCCCATATGCCATTTCACTGACTGAAATTGAATCCGGGCGATTTATAAGCGCCAATAATCAATTTTCTAAGATGGTAAAGATAAGAAACGATGAAATAATAGGTAAAACTTCGGCCGAGCTTGGAATCTATCCGGATGATTTTAGAAATCAATACCTCGTTACAAAAATTAAGGAAGTTGGTTTTGTAAATAATCTTGAAATAGATTTCAGAGCAAATGATGGATCTGTTTTTAACGGGTCTCTTTTTTCAAAGATTATCAGAATAAAAAATGTGGAGATGATCATAAGTGTGATTAAGGACATAACGGATCTAAAAACACTTCAACGTCAATTGCAGCAAACCCAGAAAATGGAGGCCATAGGTACACTTGCAGGCGGAATTGCCCATGATTTTAATAATATTTTAGTTCCTATAATGGCTTATGCGGAAATGACAATGGAGTGTGTCGACAAATCAAGCAAACAATATGATTATCTGAATAATATTCTTAATGCGTCGTACAGGGCAAAGGATCTTGTTCAGCAGATTCTGTCATTCAGCCGCCATAACGAGATGGTTTTTGAACCAATGTTTATTCAACCTATTATTAAAGAGACTGTCAGGTTTTTGAGAGCCTCCATTCCTTCAACAATAGAGATTAAAGCTAATCTTGATAAAAAGTGTGGAGCCATAATAGGCAATCCTTCCCAAATTCATCAAATAATCATGAATCTGTCCACAAATGCCAAACACGCCATGGAACAAAAAGGTGGCAGTCTTGAGATCTCACTGGCCGAAGCTGAAATATGGCCAAATGATTTCAATGAGTTTACGGATCTTTATCCTGGTCGATATGCCAGATTGACAGTTTCAGATACTGGTCACGGCATGGATAATTACTTGCTTGATAAGATTTTTGAGCCTTATTTCACAACAAAAAAAGATGGGAAAGGTACAGGGATGGGGCTTTCTGTAGTTCATGGAATTGTCAAGACATACGGAGGATCAATTAGCGTATCAAGCCTGCCAGGAAAAGGTACTAAATTTGATATTTATCTGCCGCTTGTTCATAAGGTGGCTGAAAAGGGGGCATCAACGGTTATCCATAAAAAACCCGCCGGTATTGAGCACATTCTTCTTGTTGATGATGAATCCGTTGTTGTCGAAGCTGAAAGGGAAATACTTGAAGGATTAGGCTACAGGGTTTCCACCATGACGAACAGTATGGATGCTTATGCTTTCTTTGTTGATAATCCTGATAAAATTGATCTGGTTATTACAGACATGACAATGCCCAAAATGACAGGCGCGGAACTTGCCATGAAGATTCTTGATAAAAAACCGGATACTCCTATTATATTATGCACCGGATATAGCGAGAATTTTACAGAATCGAACGCTGCGGCCATTGGAATAAAAAAATATATAGTGAAGCCTTTCGTAATGCAGAATCTGGCCTGTTCTGTCAGAGAAGCTCTTGATGGGTGA